Part of the Octopus sinensis linkage group LG10, ASM634580v1, whole genome shotgun sequence genome is shown below.
aatgtaatgttcatttatttatattgttttaaattattatCTCGAAGCTTCAAGAGTTTGACCATGTGATTgagtatttttagaataacattgtagggcagggtacatgtgagaggccagatctgtctggtctgaacataaaactggtaaaaTGTTTGGgctggatatcatcatcatcatcatcatcatcgtttagcgtccgttttccctgctagcatgggttggacggttctactggggtctgtgaagccagaaggcttcatcaggcccagtcaaatctggcagtgtttctacggctggatgcccttcctaacgccaaccactccgtgagtgtagtgggtgctttttacgtgccacccgcacaggtgccagtcatagctggtaaacggccacaaatggatggtgctttttatgtgccaccggcacgggggccaggcgaggctggcaacggacggccagtttaaatactaaagggttaatgattcaCTCTCAAAAACTTTTAGTCGTTTCAAATTGCATCTTCTATTAAAGATTTATCAGTAAACACTTGTATCATTATCTGATACtcaattgtcatcatttaataccTGCTTTCTGtgttggcatggattagatggtttgactggaactagcAAGCCAgcgagctacaccaggttccatctGATTTGGCTTGGAACTGTCATTTTATTTCAAAGTCTAATACTGTGATGATTTTGAGGCAGCTATTCTGGTGATTATTTAACCAATATACCTCAGTGTTCCATCAGATATCACCATCTTTGTACTAATCACATTCATCCTTTTATTTACATCTTATTTCTGGTTGTCATTGAATGACTAAATGTTTAGCCCTATTGCAGTCATTTTTGACTGTAGAACCAGAGATTTAATTTTACatactttaatttattttgttgggAAATTAGTAAGTTAGCTGCAATATGCTAGTGTCTTATCCAGGAGAAgctatatttaacattttatatttcatgaagCTTTTGCAGTTTATGAAAATATTGGCTCTTTTCAACTATTTCTCAACTAGTTTGCTATAAacaaatgttttttaattaatgttttctttttattaaatttaaattagtcaCCATCCATACattatttaaacattattttcaatttataaatCTGTAAACAAAATTTGTTGTTTCAATAAGAGCATCACTACTTTCATGATGTTTTGTTTGAGATGAACAGAAAATGTTTTATgttaatttctgtgtgtgtgtgcaatctcAATTCTTTATATTACCTTCTTTCACTTACCCCATCCATAAAATAACTGTTTATATTCCCAAACTTTCACAGTTCTTTTAAGAGAtgacatttgattttgcctcaaTTTGTGATTGCTTTTACCCATTTTATTGTATACTTTCTCTTAGATTCTGATTGTGAATCCGAAGGCTCCTGGGAGAGTGTTGAGGGAGAAGCCATTCCTATTGAAGCTTGCCTTTTCTGCCCAGTGGTCAGTAAATCACTGGAGAAGAACATGCAACATATGACTCAAGCACACAGATTTTTCATCCCTGATGCTGaataccttgttgatgttgaagGTTTAATTGCTTACCTTGGTAaatcactttctttttttctcactttACCTCTCTCTTATCTACTCGAAATTTGTCTGGGACAGAAAAGGTTCTATGTAGTTTAGACTGGTCCATAGTAACGTTTCTGACTACTGTTCACTAAAAACGGTGTCTCCTGGTGATGATTGGGTTATTTATAATAATGCACTGACAAATGTCCATTAGAAATGCTCAGTGTTTGCAGCTGAAATGCCTCATATTGTCAATGTACAACAGTTTTAACTTTTTGAAATTTATCAAATGAAGGACTCAACACTTTATGAATTAACTTCCGAGATTCTAATatactataaattataaatttgctATTGAAAAGATTTAACAAGTTTCCATTAGCCAAACTAGAACCCTCTATCTGTTGGTTACCAGACAACAACATTACTAATTACACTAAGCACTGATTGTATTTCCTTCCTCCTTTTGTTAGTTTCTATAAAtagtttttgctatttttattatacCATTTTGTCACCACAATTATTCCTGAAACGAATTATTTGCTCATATTGTCATTAATAGTGTCTATAAGCAACAATACAAGACGACGTACAATTATAATCAATGATGTCTTCCTCATTTCCTTCTCACATTACTATTTATAATATCAAAGAGACTGTTCCTGTTTACAGGTGATGTGCTTGATTCATGTTTTATTCAGcagataataataaattaatctcCCCAAAATGGAGGCATTTAACTAAatacactctgttgcaagcattcaagccAAGTCTCTGGCTCCTTTCTTTTCACCAGTCTCAGCGACCCTAAAAATACACTTGGATGCTACCCTTTCTTCTTTGCTGGCTTAGCCATAACAGGAAATCTGAACCAAcagagtttttattttattttatataaaatgatttGGTCTAGTTGCTGGAGCATTGCTCACAGCCTTTACAGCCTCTCTGAGACCAGTTTAGTCTGGTGGATGGCATTGTGGTTATGGTCTTTGCAGAGCCTCTTAGACTGTTCCTATGCTGTGGAAGTTCTTTTTGAACAACTACAAGTATAGCTTGAGACAAAAACATGATCAAGGAAAGATTTCCCGAGGGGGTTACATTTTGGTTAGGAAGGATTGGGGATATTTGTACTATGCCTGGTAGAATGCTGCCTTATTAAGACATTACCAGCTCTGACCATCTCTAATTTTTGTATGTCTACAACTACATTATCCACAttccttcatatttttttttcagacagcagtaatttgagggagatttggctgctatttttagaagGTCAAGTGATCATGTAGAAGCTCCCTCATTGGTTACTCATGTTGTGGAAAATAATTTCACTGTTACTGTAATGGAGTTGTGGGTAGTTTGACATTCACCTGTTGAGATTGAGGTTATTAAGAATTTACGAAGAAGGATTATGTCTGCTTTGCCATCATATTTTTGGCAACAATAGGCAAAAGAGGGGACGTTGACTGCTGCATCTTGTATGTTAATgttaacttttttttacttttctgtaGAGATGGTTTATACATCTGGTGCATACATAATGATATACTGTACTCCACACATATGGTGTGTATACATTGTTATATTGTGGTCTGCACATGTGATGTATAAACAATCTGTTATGATACAAGGTTTTCTGTTTTCaattcacatttatttatttgatgtgTCTGAAAGATTTAGGTAGGTCAACTTAGTTTTTGGTACATCTTCAGACTTGTTTATTGTGTTTGATGCATAAGTGAGTTCTTGTAGAAAATTTAATCCCTTATTTGCTGAAATTATTACAGCCTCTCTGTGTTCATTGAAAACCATTGTGCTGTGAGTGCAGTTTTAGATAGTAGTCGCACAACCTAGATGTCATTTCTGACTTGGTTTACATTCAGTCCCTGTCTGTAATTATCTGTTTTGCAATAAAAGGCTTCCTCCATACACAGAAACTATACTGAAGAGCTTGCTGAATTTTATCTGTAGCTAAAAACTTGAGAAAGGCATGTATGTAACAGTTTCCAGTATGTCCAGTTTAACACAGTGTTTCTTCTCTGTATTTtgtaggtgagaaagttggtgagGGGAATATGTGTTTGTGGTGCAATGATcgtggtaaaacattttatagCATTCGATCTGCCCAGCAACACATGACTGACAAAAATCATTGTAAGATATTACATGAAGGAGATGCTTTACTTGAATACTCTGACTTCTACGACTACAGGTAAGTTCTGATGACTTTCACTATTCTACCTCAGAATCTGCAGCCAATTTTAGCTCATTGTCTTATATGTAAAGAAACTATTATAATAGTTTTTAGTTAAACCAAAGCCTCTtacactttcatcatcatttaatgatcaCAGGTAAGTTCACCGCTGTCAATTCactgagaaaatatatccatagtatctcaccattaatagttttaaattattttattgaaattgaaAGGTTATGTCAAAAAATTTGTACAGTGCACTTTCTCTGTAGTGAATTGATGATGTTGAACTTACTGGACATGTCGTTTAAGATTCTCTTTTCTATGGACAAAGTTTAGTTCAGGTAAGTTTTCTGTGTCTGGAtggccttcctgttgccaatcctcacctgtttccaagcaaggtaatatttttccgaagacagacatgttctcacagaattttggaaatgaatgacactgcataCAAGACCATAGCACTCATTTACAGTGGTCATgtggtgtcaagacaaggagacaaatacacacacacacacttatatacatacaggaggcttctttcagtttctatctactaaatacactcacaaagctttgattggtatggggctgtagaagacacttgctcaaggtgtcatacagtgggattgaacctggaaccaattgGTTGGcacacaaacttcttaccacacagccatgtttgtgcCAATTTGTTTATactaatctacatatatatctcccCTAATGGATTAAGTTAATCTACTGATGTTCCATGGGGGAACACCAGTTGTTTAACTGTAGTTCTTTTTTTCCTATAAAATATAAACCTATTTCAGTGCATAAATCTTGTTTTCATTGAGATGATTTTGTATGTCATCACTTCAGGCCAAGCTATCCTGATTATAAAGAAACAgaagatgatggcgatgatgatgacgaggaggtgAATATTGAAGAACTGGCATCAGATGGCTATGAACTAGTTTTACCTTCTGGTAAGTTTGTATttactttattgtatttttggAGTTGCTTTATTGGGATGTGAAGAAGAAAGTCACCTTGTATGACTGTCTAATTTTTAACAAAACTTGCTCTTTTGTGTTGTAGGTGCAACTATAGGCCATCGATCACTCCAGGTATATTACAAACAAAATCTGCCACCtcgaaaatatacacaaacaggAAAGTTATTACCACGGCTGCTGGCTCAATACAAATCACTTGGATGGACTGGTATTTCTGGTAAGTTCCATACAGTTTTAATATTTGACGGACAAAGCAGCCAAGAGTCAGAATATATACACTGCTGTATTTAGTGTTTACTCTATTCCAATTTGAAATTCTGTTGGAGTCAGCATTACCTTTCATCACCAGCATTATTAAAATACCTGTAATATGATAGTGTCAATGGTAATTGAATTATATTGTTTAAGTAATTTTTTATTCCCTAATTTTTAGGTCCTGCAGCACAGAAGAAAGCCAAGGATGTAGCATATGTCCAGCATCTTCGTTCAAGACAGCATCTCAAATTAAGTATAAAAGCCAATAAATTACAGAAACACTTCCGTCCGCAGGTGGTATtctgaagaatattttatttccatGTTACAAATAAACAagtttatataaacatttttgcatattgtttgtattatttggagtattttttcatacatttctatataaaatgaaatttaatatataaaattaacataattttGGAATGTTCACATTACAGTTAGTTGACTGTTATTCAGAGATGAGCCACTTTGGTATGGATTTCCAAGAGGTCCTTCATTTCATTGAAAACTTCAGCAAGGAGGCTGCTGAATTTCTCACAGTCAGTACAGTCACTGTCTTTAAATGATGAAGAAAACACGTAGATTCTGGAAAAAATATGGAATTTTATCCATTTAGAATTAAAATCCAACATTATTAGATTTGTTTTACTAACAACATTGGTAACATTTTTCACACGTTTTCTCTAAAGATATTTCTACAAGTAATGTTATCTTAAACCCAACAGCCAAGTGATATCAGCTAGTGACATCCacaactgatttaaaaaaaaaaacttttcctgTAAGttacatacccccccccccacattacAATGTTTACACCTCCCTACCCTCTTAACACTACTTACATAGTACCCCATTCCTAGTTGCATATCTCCGTTTTTTCTATAACAAAGCTAAAATGAAAATGTCATTACTTACAAGTCTTCTTCAATGTGATAAAAGATTCCATAACCATCTTTAACCATGGGTAATGTCCCTCCTTGAGCTGTCGTGTAACCGAGGAAACTGGTAGACAGGTAgaagttaccaccaccaccgctgaatttaaaattttaaagttgAATTTACTCTTATTTAAAGCAATATATCTTTATACCCAACAATTAAAAATTAGGCCTTTTCAGCCATTAATTATATCTCacttgaaaatttaaattttttcttgtgaatttgcatttgttttgtttttttttaacctcatCACCTTTGAGAAATGCTTCAACTTTCAAACAATTGTGCAACTAAGATACACCCACATAGTAAATCAGGTGGTATAGAAAAGTGTCTTGAGCAATAACTGGCCTAGCAGGGTCATTAGCTGCTAGAAGGGCAAGAAAATGTGTTAGAAGAAACTACACAGGTATTAAACTGCTGGATCAGATTATGAAAGAAAGTTAAGATGAAAATAACATAGGTGTGGTGCTGGTTTTGTACCAAGAAGAACTAATGCCAtctttctggtgagacagctgcagcaGAACAATCTAACTAGGAATAAGTCTTTTATTTGGCATTTATTCATCTAGAGAAGGTCTTTGATACAGTTCCCTATGATAGACGGTCTAAACAACAGGTATACGCAAGAGATAGTGAATTCACAGGCTTGCTAACAGAAAAGGTAGACTACATATGGGGTAGGTCTATAGACTCAATCCAATGCCCAACCAGCTttctaaaagtagttgatagcttatTTATAGGAGTAGCAATAGGTATTCTGAGAGCTTGTCAAATTAAGAACTGGttcaaaaatacattatttacatttgacggatatttgtcctcatctttgttgttaacacgtttcggctgataaaccttccagtcttcatcagatgtcttggggaaatttcgaaccagggttcttattcctcaggtatttttcgatattattattattcatgtcactgcttggaatcttggggttagtagcctgtgctcttaaccactatgccatatgcccatagtTCAGGAAGCTATTATCTCTGCTGGCAATGAAAAGCTTTTCACTCAGAGTGAAGAGTAGATTGTGTTATGACTGTGCACTGTGACAAAGCATGATAATGATATGCAAGACTTGAATGCTAAAAGCTGTAGGAAGACtaggaaagaaatgaagtgagcatACTCTGTTAGTGTGTATGAACAATGGACCACAAATGGGCTGAGacgcccccctccccccaaaaaactGAACCAAAGAAGAATGTGTGCAAGGGAGATGACTATTGGTATGAACGTGAATGATGgtctatgtgtataaataagtacAGAGTGGGCCAAAATCCATGCACAAAATATGTTCAAGAATTGTCAAAGACctgcttcagtttttctaaaattcaataaaataatgaacgcacacatacatgaacaaaataataataatgcaacaaataaaatgttTCTTGGCATGTGACTTTTGGCCCAACATGTATATTCAGTTTCTTTTGCACTGAAGGTGCTTACTGGTTAGGAGTGCTCATCTCGCAGTCATggatttgattcctggactgagcagCTCGTGTCATTCCATGGTGATCTAgattactcagctgaaaatgagtactaGCTGAGTGCTGGTACTGTCCTCTCCCTCCAACTGTCACATTTTCATGTTCCACTGGATCGAGGGCAAGTCTGCTTGTGagtacagggacatgtaaaacaATTAGCAGAAACGTGGTATAAACTACCAGGTCATTGTTGCTTGCCAATGATGGCTAagctatttttatcttttttaagttTTGAGAAACTGATTTTGGCTGCTACACAAACACCAATGAGCCAATTTATTTCAGTGATGGCCCACAACCCAAGGGGGTCAGTAACTTCAAGTATTTTATGCCCTATGCTGCTAACAGTAAGAAAGATTTCCTGATGTAAAGAATAAGCCAAGAGTGCTTGTGACCAGTTTCACAACATCTTTCAGTCATGTCTCAATGTCAACAAAGCTAGCCAAGGAAGGAGTTTCAAAATAGCTTTGATGGTATTTACATAAAACTTCTCATGGTATGAGTGCAAAACCAAAAACGAAAATTTATGAATGCATTCCACctattgtgaaggcacatggcttaatgaTTAGGATGTTGAActcgtgatcataagattgtggttttgattcctggactgtgttcttgagtaaaacaatttcatgttgctccagtctacctAGCTGGTaagaatgagtaatcctgtgatggaccggcaCCCCCTgagggaggaatatatatgccagaaaAACTACAAAACCAGCCCTATGCTCCTTACGGAGTGCTGTGGCCTAATCATTCCATCCATTACTATTGTCACTCGATAAAGAGTCGAGTTTACTGGCCATAGCTGTTGTACTGACCAACAGGCAATATCAGACATCATGCTTTGGAGACTGCTACACCCTAATAGAGGACTACATTGGTGTTACTAACAGAGACACACAACATGAAATTGAGGACCTCCCAAAACTAATAGTGGTGGGACAGATTCCTAGTGCAGCCACTTGAAGgagattatgtgtgtatatatatatatatatatatatatatatatatatatatatatatacacacacacacattgacaagtGTTTTGATGTAGCTACATTAGAAATCATACACAAGGTTCTGCCAGTTATTGAACAGATGACTGCAAACAActgtttaaaatgtaaaattttcatagacaaatatattataaactgACCTTTTTGTGAAAGCTGGGTCTGTATATATTGCTGGAATGTCTTCACCATTATCTCTTGCCAGAACATACAGTGCCAATAAATGCCTGTCACAACCTACGGTGGAATACAATGAAGAAGAGTCAACTGAATGCAGTCAGTGTTGGTGACATGTAGAAATGTAATGGATTTAGAAACCTCCAGAACTTACCTTCCAAATTCTGAGCTTCATTTCTCAGTGTGTTGTGTTTCTGTGCAGCTGCTAACATGAGGTTCAATTTTTCTGCTTTCTGTTAATAAATTGGAATCAAATTCAGAAATAGTGATGAAACATTTAATCAACTTCCTGAAGCAGCTCTACTTAACCTTCTAGTTTTGAATCCTGATTTATAGTTACAACGATTTATTAACATCATGCAGTTTGTCATCCGTCTTTGTCATCTACCAAAGGCTTGGTGACTATATTCTTCCCCTGTGATAGAGTGGAAGTAATTGTCTGAGAGTGAAAGGGAACTcgaacataaat
Proteins encoded:
- the LOC115216452 gene encoding zinc finger protein 622; translation: MPLFTCISCRVVFANSELQKAHYRTDWHRYNLKRKVADLPPVTAVDFQHRVLERKAQISEAGKSQGSYCKLCCKHFGSTRAYGNHVLSKKHQEKELKETQSLVQKENEKNTEKGIYEENIKELPNKASKLEIINEGASSSSGGLGMKYCVPSTKSNLKKPADPVAQASTSADDEDSDCESEGSWESVEGEAIPIEACLFCPVVSKSLEKNMQHMTQAHRFFIPDAEYLVDVEGLIAYLGEKVGEGNMCLWCNDRGKTFYSIRSAQQHMTDKNHCKILHEGDALLEYSDFYDYRPSYPDYKETEDDGDDDDEEVNIEELASDGYELVLPSGATIGHRSLQVYYKQNLPPRKYTQTGKLLPRLLAQYKSLGWTGISGPAAQKKAKDVAYVQHLRSRQHLKLSIKANKLQKHFRPQVVF